In Candidatus Protochlamydia phocaeensis, a single genomic region encodes these proteins:
- the glmM gene encoding phosphoglucosamine mutase — protein sequence MINGRPLKVFGTDGVRGRANKAPMVPEIALALGRAAGKLLRARDGKARVVIGKDTRLSCYVFENALIAGLCSMGVDTLMVGPLPTPGVAFITRAYRADAGIVISASHNPYYDNGIKFFNSEGFKLPDAWEAEMEAMIAKNDFQDSLPDDDDIGKNHKIIDADGRYIEFVKATFPRGLSLKHLKVVLDCANGAGYKVAPLVFRELDAEVFTYGVNPNGVNINHGCGSMHPETVQKGVIDHRADVGIALDGDADRVVMIDENAQIVDGDTMLAICARDMLKRKLLKNNRVVSTVMSNLGFIRAMENLGIEVIKSQVGDRYVIQEMLKYDSNLGGEQSGHIIFLDHNTTGDGLVCALQVLRIMIETDSKLSDLASFVQRYPQTCINVKVASKPPLETLDRLKSTTEQVEQTLGNTGRVLVRYSGTENICRVMVEGMKYKQVIQLANLLANVVREEIGE from the coding sequence ATGATAAATGGAAGACCTCTCAAAGTATTTGGAACAGATGGAGTAAGAGGGCGAGCTAATAAAGCTCCCATGGTTCCTGAAATTGCTCTGGCATTAGGCCGAGCGGCTGGTAAACTTCTGCGCGCCCGTGACGGCAAAGCGCGGGTCGTAATAGGAAAAGACACGCGCCTTTCTTGCTATGTTTTTGAGAACGCTCTCATAGCCGGTCTATGTTCCATGGGGGTCGATACCTTGATGGTCGGGCCTTTGCCTACGCCAGGAGTAGCCTTTATTACACGGGCTTATCGGGCAGATGCCGGAATTGTGATTTCCGCTTCGCATAATCCTTATTATGACAATGGCATCAAATTTTTCAATTCTGAAGGATTTAAGCTGCCGGATGCGTGGGAAGCGGAAATGGAGGCAATGATCGCTAAAAATGATTTTCAGGACAGCCTTCCGGATGATGATGATATCGGCAAGAATCATAAAATTATTGACGCGGATGGGCGCTATATTGAGTTTGTCAAAGCGACATTTCCCCGCGGCCTTTCATTAAAACATCTCAAGGTCGTATTGGATTGTGCGAATGGGGCCGGCTATAAGGTCGCTCCGCTAGTTTTCCGAGAATTAGACGCCGAAGTCTTTACTTATGGTGTGAATCCTAACGGTGTCAATATCAATCATGGCTGTGGATCGATGCATCCTGAAACGGTCCAAAAAGGGGTAATTGATCATCGGGCGGATGTTGGAATTGCCTTAGATGGCGATGCCGACCGTGTTGTGATGATAGATGAAAATGCGCAAATTGTGGATGGCGATACGATGCTGGCTATTTGCGCAAGGGATATGCTTAAGCGCAAGCTCCTCAAGAATAACCGTGTTGTGAGCACGGTCATGAGTAATTTGGGATTTATCAGGGCCATGGAAAATTTAGGCATAGAGGTCATTAAGTCCCAAGTAGGGGACCGCTATGTTATCCAAGAAATGTTAAAATACGATTCCAATCTAGGCGGAGAGCAAAGCGGGCATATTATCTTTTTAGACCATAATACGACAGGCGATGGGCTGGTTTGTGCATTGCAAGTGCTGCGCATTATGATAGAAACGGATTCTAAACTTTCGGATTTAGCTTCCTTTGTACAGCGCTATCCTCAAACGTGCATTAATGTAAAAGTCGCATCTAAGCCTCCCCTTGAAACATTAGACCGTTTAAAATCGACTACTGAGCAAGTCGAGCAGACGCTAGGCAATACAGGGCGCGTTCTTGTTCGCTATTCTGGAACGGAAAATATTTGCCGGGTCATGGTGGAAGGGATGAAATACAAGCAAGTCATTCAATTAGCTAATTTGCTTGCAAATGTCGTTCGCGAAGAAATAGGGGAGTAA
- a CDS encoding amino acid permease, giving the protein MDQHKGSILGGSLLVAGTSIGGGMLALPVLTSLAGFLPSLVIYLGCWLFMASTGLLFLEISQWLKGESNIVSMAERTLGKAGKYSAWMVYLFLFYCLTIAYMVGCGNIVVELSQFAIPDWLGPLLFVLFFAPLILIPTAWASRLNIWLVAGLALSYFGFVLLGMRYVQVDFLKQYNWSYSLMVLPIAFTSFAYQGIIPTLASYMHHDAPRIRKSILIGSFIPFIAYVIWEWLILGIVPTQGPGGLAEALKNGDNAVYPLKNFLHNSFVYYLGQSFAFFALVTSFLGVTLGLRDFLADGLGIKKTGQGKALLAALIFIFPLIISISYPHIFLVALDYAGGFGCAFLLGLLPIMMAWIGRYHFHWETQPQLPGGKPVLIVLGLFVLFELCNESRHVLERLFS; this is encoded by the coding sequence ATGGATCAACACAAAGGCAGTATTTTAGGCGGATCTTTATTAGTTGCTGGAACTTCGATCGGAGGAGGAATGCTTGCCCTTCCCGTTTTAACAAGTTTGGCAGGCTTTTTACCCTCTCTCGTTATTTATTTGGGATGCTGGCTCTTTATGGCTAGTACGGGTTTATTATTTTTAGAGATTTCTCAATGGTTAAAAGGGGAATCCAATATTGTTTCCATGGCGGAAAGAACGCTGGGAAAAGCAGGCAAGTATTCAGCTTGGATGGTTTATTTATTTCTTTTTTATTGCTTGACGATTGCCTATATGGTCGGTTGTGGAAATATTGTCGTTGAGCTTTCCCAATTCGCTATTCCTGATTGGCTAGGACCTTTATTATTTGTTTTGTTTTTTGCTCCTCTTATTCTTATCCCGACCGCATGGGCAAGCCGTTTAAATATTTGGTTGGTTGCCGGCCTCGCCCTATCTTATTTTGGTTTTGTCTTGCTGGGCATGCGCTACGTGCAAGTAGACTTTTTGAAGCAGTACAATTGGTCTTATTCTCTCATGGTCCTTCCCATCGCTTTTACCTCTTTTGCCTATCAAGGGATTATTCCCACGCTTGCCAGTTACATGCATCATGACGCTCCACGTATTCGCAAGTCTATTTTAATCGGCAGTTTTATTCCTTTTATTGCCTATGTGATTTGGGAATGGTTGATTTTAGGGATTGTCCCCACTCAAGGTCCTGGTGGTTTAGCTGAAGCTTTGAAAAATGGAGATAATGCTGTCTATCCTCTTAAAAATTTTCTGCATAATTCCTTTGTCTATTATCTGGGACAATCCTTCGCCTTTTTTGCCCTCGTCACGTCCTTTTTAGGGGTAACGCTTGGACTGAGGGATTTTTTGGCAGATGGTCTGGGAATTAAAAAGACTGGCCAAGGCAAAGCGCTTTTGGCTGCGTTAATTTTTATTTTTCCCCTTATTATTTCCATCAGTTATCCGCATATTTTCTTAGTTGCCCTCGATTATGCCGGCGGCTTTGGCTGCGCTTTCTTACTCGGTCTTTTGCCCATTATGATGGCATGGATTGGACGGTATCATTTTCATTGGGAAACTCAGCCTCAATTGCCAGGCGGAAAACCGGTCTTGATTGTATTGGGTCTTTTTGTTCTTTTTGAGCTATGCAATGAGAGCCGACATGTCTTAGAGCGGCTATTTTCTTAG
- a CDS encoding alpha/beta hydrolase family protein, producing MVNLSPSIISTPFGTDIYYQGSDLSNGSKPALLYFALSAFTTLHEDPFNQPVAPLIENDIRVFSWDLPYHGIHLDPNEAIRHWASALAENPFFISDFIHICQQNLQYLIEQGWIDPARLAVAGISRGGLIATHLAAQDARIKTVLGFAPFTTASLVEEFKPLPLQQIEQIDLIQIADRLTHAHLRFYIGNRDVRVGTDACYTFIRELTESAFAKGIRSPSVELNIYPSIGFKGHGTPPYIFQAGTNWIKAQLLK from the coding sequence ATGGTTAATCTTTCGCCTTCGATCATTTCTACCCCCTTTGGAACAGACATTTATTATCAAGGCTCTGACCTCTCAAACGGCTCTAAGCCCGCGCTCCTTTATTTTGCTTTATCTGCTTTTACAACCTTGCATGAAGATCCCTTTAACCAACCCGTAGCTCCTTTAATAGAAAATGACATCCGCGTGTTTTCCTGGGATCTTCCTTATCACGGAATCCATTTAGACCCGAATGAGGCGATCCGCCACTGGGCTTCCGCTCTAGCTGAAAACCCCTTTTTTATTTCTGATTTTATTCATATCTGCCAACAGAACCTTCAATATTTAATCGAACAGGGCTGGATTGATCCTGCCCGCTTAGCTGTTGCAGGCATCTCTAGAGGTGGATTAATCGCCACCCATTTGGCCGCACAAGACGCCCGGATTAAAACAGTGCTAGGCTTTGCTCCCTTTACAACTGCCTCACTGGTAGAAGAATTCAAACCCCTCCCCCTTCAACAAATTGAACAGATTGATTTAATCCAGATAGCGGATCGATTAACTCATGCCCATTTGCGTTTTTATATTGGCAATCGCGATGTCCGCGTGGGAACCGATGCCTGCTATACTTTTATTCGAGAGCTGACAGAGTCGGCTTTTGCCAAAGGAATCCGCTCCCCTTCGGTAGAGCTAAATATATACCCTTCCATTGGTTTCAAAGGCCATGGCACGCCTCCTTATATTTTTCAAGCCGGCACCAATTGGATCAAAGCACAATTACTCAAATAA
- the glmS gene encoding glutamine--fructose-6-phosphate transaminase (isomerizing), giving the protein MCGIFGYVGSKDPVKTVIEGLKKLEYRGYDSAGIAGIEDGKIVYCKEVGKVSILEQEVKKQDFHLDLAIAQTRWATHGKVTRVNAHPHFDSQHSLALVHNGIIENHEALRKQLKEKGINFVSDTDTEVIAHLIASYYEGDILQAVQKASGQLKGAYAVALIHRDFPNQIVAIAHECPLVIGIGANEAFVSSDPNAFAFYTRQAIYLSNSEIAIIKADSQQIYNADQQITKESHLLDTDLDSISKGRFEHYTLKEIHEQPQAIRNALLSRFLPEYGTALFEELNFNAMDLLTVERILILACGTSWHAGYVAAYMLEDKARIPVQVEISSEFRYKNPLVPPGTFVIAISQSGETADTIAAMREVKAKGARVLALCNVQSSTLAREADSTIFLKAGAEIGVCSTKAFTSQVVVLALFTLLMARMRHMSKAEGQEFLNALLKLPDQVQAVLDQSERIEALAKKYAHYDNFFYLGRRYMYPTSLEGALKLKEISYINANGYPAGEIKHGPIALINENCPAVALCANQMTYEKLLSNLMEIKARNGKIIAISEEDNGSLEEIVDDIIYVPRTIDELAAIPTTVVNQLLAYYIAKERGADIDQPRNLAKSVTVE; this is encoded by the coding sequence ATGTGTGGAATTTTCGGTTATGTGGGGTCTAAAGATCCTGTTAAAACAGTCATAGAAGGGCTGAAAAAGCTTGAATATCGCGGATACGATTCAGCAGGAATTGCGGGAATAGAGGATGGCAAAATTGTCTATTGCAAAGAAGTCGGGAAGGTGTCCATTTTAGAGCAAGAGGTCAAAAAGCAGGATTTCCATCTTGATTTAGCGATTGCGCAGACTCGTTGGGCGACGCATGGAAAAGTGACAAGAGTGAATGCGCATCCGCATTTCGATAGTCAGCATTCTTTAGCGCTTGTCCACAATGGAATTATCGAAAATCATGAGGCGTTGAGAAAGCAATTAAAAGAAAAGGGAATCAATTTTGTTTCAGACACAGATACAGAAGTGATCGCTCATTTAATTGCTAGCTATTATGAAGGAGATATTCTGCAGGCAGTACAAAAAGCTAGCGGGCAATTAAAAGGGGCTTATGCCGTAGCCCTTATTCATCGAGATTTTCCAAATCAAATTGTTGCCATCGCCCATGAATGTCCTTTAGTTATCGGAATAGGCGCCAACGAAGCGTTTGTGTCTTCGGATCCCAATGCTTTCGCTTTCTATACTCGCCAAGCCATTTATTTATCTAATTCTGAAATCGCCATTATCAAAGCCGATAGCCAGCAGATTTATAATGCCGACCAGCAAATTACCAAAGAAAGCCATTTATTAGATACCGATCTTGACAGTATATCCAAAGGCAGATTTGAGCATTATACGTTAAAAGAAATCCACGAACAGCCTCAGGCGATCCGAAATGCTCTTTTATCGCGTTTTTTGCCGGAATATGGAACAGCGTTGTTCGAAGAGCTTAATTTTAATGCAATGGATCTTCTCACAGTAGAAAGGATTTTGATTTTGGCTTGCGGGACTTCTTGGCATGCCGGATATGTCGCCGCTTATATGCTTGAAGATAAAGCCCGCATTCCCGTTCAAGTAGAAATTTCTTCTGAATTCCGCTATAAAAATCCATTAGTTCCCCCAGGAACATTTGTGATTGCCATTAGTCAATCGGGGGAAACTGCCGACACGATCGCCGCGATGCGAGAGGTCAAAGCGAAGGGAGCTCGTGTCTTAGCTCTATGCAATGTTCAAAGCTCGACATTGGCGCGCGAAGCGGATAGCACGATTTTTCTAAAGGCAGGAGCAGAAATTGGCGTTTGCTCAACAAAAGCTTTTACTAGCCAAGTCGTCGTTCTGGCTCTTTTTACTCTTTTAATGGCTCGCATGCGTCATATGAGCAAAGCAGAAGGGCAAGAGTTTCTGAATGCATTGCTCAAACTCCCTGATCAAGTACAAGCGGTTTTGGATCAGTCGGAACGGATTGAGGCGCTCGCTAAAAAATATGCCCACTATGATAATTTCTTTTATCTAGGACGGCGTTATATGTATCCGACTAGTCTGGAAGGGGCCCTCAAATTAAAAGAAATTTCTTATATCAATGCCAATGGCTACCCAGCTGGGGAAATTAAACATGGCCCCATTGCCCTTATTAATGAAAATTGCCCGGCAGTTGCCCTATGCGCTAATCAAATGACGTATGAGAAATTACTGAGCAATTTAATGGAAATTAAAGCGCGCAATGGAAAAATTATTGCCATCTCGGAAGAAGACAATGGGAGTTTAGAAGAGATCGTCGATGATATCATCTACGTGCCGCGGACGATCGATGAATTAGCTGCCATTCCGACGACGGTAGTCAACCAGCTTCTGGCTTATTACATTGCAAAGGAGCGTGGAGCGGATATTGATCAGCCTCGCAACTTGGCAAAATCCGTTACAGTTGAATAA
- the pcnB gene encoding polynucleotide adenylyltransferase PcnB — MQPKIYFAKDHGIDPTLIDLDALYVLERLRQAGFIAYLVGGSVRDLLIKKVPKDFDISTSARPEQIKAIFQRQCILIGRRFRLAHIRFGHKIIEVSTFRTGENASGLITQDNEWGNPEEDVLRRDFTINGLFYDSSNHSIIDYVDGWEDVQQNVLRAIGEPQIRFKQDPVRLLRLLKFHARFAFKIDPATEAAIHACRGEITKSSPARILEELLRMLESGASAPFIRLLAEYSLLNILFPVLTQFLRTPQGKTIFHYLTCADQLYQHKGKNVLDRSVLTACLIFPILERELDRQYLSKKQVPHIGEITLVASSIIKEVLIQSFSHFPRRITSTMLSLLVSQYRLTPLSGKRHYREKLFRHKDFALALKFFKLRALVNEKLVDTYISIRNQYRQFLKHGERKHHHGPIHKHPHAAQRESAHG, encoded by the coding sequence GTGCAACCTAAGATTTACTTTGCTAAGGACCATGGAATTGATCCAACCTTAATTGATCTCGATGCGCTTTACGTATTAGAAAGACTTCGCCAAGCTGGATTTATCGCTTATCTAGTAGGAGGCAGCGTAAGGGATCTTCTAATCAAAAAAGTTCCTAAGGACTTCGATATTTCAACATCAGCCCGTCCGGAACAGATCAAAGCAATTTTTCAACGCCAATGCATTCTTATTGGAAGGCGTTTCCGCCTAGCCCATATCCGTTTTGGTCACAAAATTATCGAAGTTTCCACTTTCCGCACCGGGGAAAATGCCAGCGGATTGATCACTCAGGATAACGAATGGGGAAATCCGGAAGAAGATGTTTTGCGCCGGGATTTTACCATCAATGGCTTATTCTATGATTCATCCAATCATTCCATTATTGATTATGTGGACGGATGGGAAGATGTTCAGCAAAATGTTTTAAGAGCCATTGGAGAACCGCAGATCCGCTTTAAGCAAGACCCCGTGCGCTTGCTGCGCTTGCTTAAATTCCACGCACGCTTTGCTTTTAAAATAGATCCGGCAACGGAAGCGGCCATTCATGCCTGCCGCGGAGAGATTACAAAAAGTTCGCCAGCCCGCATATTGGAAGAACTTTTGAGAATGCTTGAATCAGGGGCATCGGCTCCTTTTATACGGCTTTTAGCTGAATATAGCTTGCTCAATATCCTTTTCCCTGTTTTAACGCAGTTTTTGCGGACTCCTCAGGGCAAGACAATTTTTCATTATTTAACTTGCGCTGACCAGCTTTACCAGCATAAAGGCAAAAATGTACTAGACCGCTCGGTTTTGACAGCCTGCTTGATATTCCCCATCCTGGAGCGCGAGCTGGATAGGCAGTATCTCAGCAAAAAGCAAGTCCCCCATATTGGAGAGATTACCCTTGTGGCCTCTTCTATCATCAAAGAAGTGCTGATCCAATCTTTTTCGCATTTTCCTCGCCGCATCACCTCTACTATGCTATCCCTTTTAGTGTCTCAATATCGACTTACCCCCTTGTCTGGAAAGCGGCATTATCGAGAAAAGCTTTTCCGGCATAAAGATTTTGCGCTAGCCCTTAAATTTTTCAAACTGCGCGCTTTGGTCAATGAGAAGCTCGTTGACACGTATATATCGATTAGGAATCAGTATCGTCAATTCTTAAAGCACGGCGAGCGCAAACATCATCATGGTCCGATTCATAAGCATCCACACGCTGCTCAAAGAGAATCTGCGCATGGTTAA